The following DNA comes from Phocoena sinus isolate mPhoSin1 chromosome 7, mPhoSin1.pri, whole genome shotgun sequence.
ataaaataaaaagataaagtaggaaaaaaaaaaaagtggggtcTGCTTTATCCAGAGGGCTAGAGGCAGACAAGCGGGCAAGGCCGCAGCCTCTGCTGGGTCCCAAGCGGGACACCAGGCCTGGCCCACTGCCCACCTACCCCCGCTCCGCCCTCCTCACCTCCCGGTGAGCCCCGCTCGCCCCGCCCCCAGCGTCCCTCACCGCAGCTCCTCCCCAAGCCCGCTCTGTGCTCTGCGCTTCCAGGCTCCTGACTGCAGGGCCTCGGCTTCGCAGGCctgttccttcccctccctcgGCCAGCGCTCCTACCAGGAGGTCTCGCTGGGTTCCAGCAACACCTTCTCTGCCCATCAGGCCCAGGGGGGTAGAATCTGGGCTGCTGAGCTCCAGAGGCCCCAGGagcgcccctccccccgcctccccccagtCCAGGGCGGGGTGGTACCTGCTCCAGCTGGAACCGCCCCTGCCACGAGGCCCTCAGGGGCTGCGGGGGCTGAGCGCCGCCCTCCACACCTGCAGCACCGAGTCCCGGCGGGCCGTGTAGGGCAGGTGCTTGGTGCGGAACCAGTGTCTGGGAACCACGTTCCCGCTGGGCGTGTACAGCTTCTCCCCGGGCCGGCCCAAGAGGCCGCGCAGGGCCAGGTTGCCCGACAGAACCTTCTCGTAGAACTCCACCCCGCCCCGGGCATAGGCTGCGGACAGCGAGGCCGTGCGGCGGTCCAGCCAGGCTTCCAGGGCGTGAGTGAGAGAGTCCGTGGACAAGGCATAGGCCACGAAGCCCGCCACTGCCGCCAACAAGTTGAAGGCGGCCCGCAAGTTCATGGGGCCTCCGTAGAGCCCCAGGGCGTGCTTGGCCCCCACGCCCAGCGCCCAGGTGCCCACCAGGCAGGCGGGGGCTGGCAGGGCCTGCAGGGCGGCCGCCCCGCTCTCCAGGTGCACCACCTCCCTGGCCAAGGCGAACTTCTGGGCGTCGTGGGACAGAGTCAGGGCATCTCTCAGCCGGGCGCCCGCTGGGCTCTGCCAGTCCACTCGCTGCCCGTGGACGACAACGGGCCGGTCAGTGTTGGTCACTGGGTCACCCAGGAAGCTGGCGGGGATGCCCACCACGGCCCCGGCAGGGAGTCTCGGGAAGCCGGCGCTCACAGGCTGGAAGGTGAAGGTGGTGAAGGCCTCAAAGCGGTGGCCCGAGGGGACCCCGATATCCTGCTGCACCTCCTCGAACAGGCTCTGCAGCTCTGGGGACAGGGAGGCTGGCTGGCCCTGAGGCCAGTACTGGTACAGCCACGGGACCACAGGATCCGGGAAGAGGTGGTACGAGATCTGAGCCCCAAACAGGCCTGCACAGGAACCCACCAACAGGGCCGTCCTGTGTCTCTGCACAAAGGCTGTGGCCCGCCACAGGGGACCTGCCATGAGGGCTGCCACCTCTGTAAACCTGGgccaagagaaagagaagtgagCCAACAGCTCCTCGGGTCTACCTGCAGACTGAACACCCCCAGGGCCACATCCTCTTTAACGGAGGCAATACGCACGCACGgtaggcagagcacaggctccagctcTATCTCTGCATCGCCTTCCCCACGGGTCAGATGGGCATGTGACAGCGGCCCACCAGAGGGTGTCTGTGCTGTCAGTGAACACACACGCAACAATCGGTGCCCAGCAAGGAGCAGACAGCCTTGAGGAAATGGCTGTGATTACAACTTTGATGCCCTTGGCTAGGCACGGCACCAAGCAACCAACCCCTCACTCCACCACCCACCCCTACTGAGCACGATCCCTAACTGACACATGAAGCATGTTCCACTCACTCAGTCTCACTACGTGTTCGACACACTTCTGAGAGCGCTGCAGACATTATTTAATGACCGACTCCTTACACCTCTGTGACTCATTAACCAGGGAACACCGAGGCACAGACAGGCTAACTGGTCAAAATCCCAAACGTAAAGTGGCCATGCTGTGGGCggaattgtgtccctccaaattcatatgctgaagtcctaacccccaggacctcagaatgggactgtaTTTAGACATAGGATCTTTAAAGAGGCAACTAAGTTAAAACTAGGTCATTACGATGAGCCCTcatccaatataactggtgtccttatgagaacaGGACACTAGGACACAGGCACAGAGGAAGGACCATGAAGACACAGGCCAGAAGGTGACCATCTACAAGCCAGtgggagaggcctcagaggaaactagccctgctgacaccttgaaaGACACGTCTCTCACCCAGTTCTCGTCACTGCaaccctagcagactaatacaggcCCAGTATTTGAACACAGGCGTCCACAGCAGATTTTTCATTATAGAGTATTTCTGATGATAAATTACAAACATACAGAAAGGTGGACAAAATAGTACATCATAAACCAACTTCAGTCTATCAAGTCATGGCCAGTCTTGCTTTGCCTCTAATCCCACACATACTCCCCTCCAACTGGTTTATTTTGAAACACATTCGGGGCATCCTATTATTTCATCcgaaaatatttcagtaaaaagtCACAATTATTTAACTTTAGCTTAAGCTCCCTGTCCTCCTGTCCGAGAAGTGTTTAATTAGCAACTAATTGCTGCAAACAAGGGGGCAGCAGAGTCCTGAGGAGTCACATCACTTGGGCCTTTTCGccaacgaggaaactgaggccgggaAAGAAAGGTGCCAGGCGAAGGTCCCAACGCCCCCAGGACCACCAGCGCCAAGGCCGCGCGCTCCAAGGAGGCCTGGGGGGTGGTGCCGCCCATCCTGCAGGCAGCCCGGCGAGAAGGGGCCGCAGGACCCTCGCTCCACGCCCAACCCCTAGGCTACGCCCCGCGGCTGGAACACACCTCCGAGGGAGCCCGCCCGCAGCCGCACGTCAGCCCGGCCCGCTCCGCGCGCTCACCTCCGCCTCCGCAGCAGCCCGGGACGCCGAGCACGTGCGCACGGTGAGACCTGGCCAGGCGCAAAGCTCACCGGCCGGCTCCGCGGCCGGGTCTCCGAGGGCGGAGGCAAAAGGGCGGGACTcttgggggcggggccgggaCGCAAAGCACGCCGGCCCGGCTCTGGGGGCGGGGCCCCGGGAGCGGAGGCAAAAGGGCGGGACTCTTGGGGGCGGGGCTGGACGCAAAGCACGCCGGCCCGGCTCTGGGGGCGGGGCCCCGGGAGAGAGACAAAAGGGCGGGACCCTTGGAGACGGGGACCGGGCCGGGGCGCAAGGCACGCCTGCCCGGCTCTGGGGGCGGGGCCCCGAGGGCTGAGGCAAAGGGGTGGGACGCTCGGGGGCGGGGCTGAGCTTCCTTCCACCCAGGTGGCCTGGACCGTCCCGTCTCGCCCTGGAAGGACCAGCGTCTCCGCGTGGGTCAGGAGGCGTCCATTGGCGGAGCCCCCGTCGGAACCCAGGCCCCGTCCTTCCGCCGGGTCGCGTCCTTTCCCGTCGGGAAGCACTCTCTGCTGGCGGAGGCTCTGAGCTGGATTTTTATTACCATGGCCTCTGCTCCCGGCTTCTCCCAGGTGATCCGCACTGTACAGTCCACGGAGCAGCGTTACACCTGTCAACTCACTTTCCCAGCTGCTCTGTGAGAGGGTCAGGGGTCAGCCCTGCCTGCTCCTAGGCCTTTCCTTTTCGCTCTGTCTGTGGCTCCTTTCCCCTAGAAGGGCAGAGTCGAGTAGTGAGGACAGAGACAGTCTGCCCAGAGAACCTAAAACATTTACTCTCCGGCCCCTTGCAGAAAAGGTCTGTGGACCCCTGAAGTACAGGTGAAGGTATGGGCAATTTGCTGGTGATGGACCAAACATTGTAAAGTCACAGCGCAGTTTGAGAGGGCTGCAAGGGGTGGGTGGTTGGGACTACATTAGGGGATAAACAGGA
Coding sequences within:
- the TMEM177 gene encoding transmembrane protein 177; translated protein: MAGPLWRATAFVQRHRTALLVGSCAGLFGAQISYHLFPDPVVPWLYQYWPQGQPASLSPELQSLFEEVQQDIGVPSGHRFEAFTTFTFQPVSAGFPRLPAGAVVGIPASFLGDPVTNTDRPVVVHGQRVDWQSPAGARLRDALTLSHDAQKFALAREVVHLESGAAALQALPAPACLVGTWALGVGAKHALGLYGGPMNLRAAFNLLAAVAGFVAYALSTDSLTHALEAWLDRRTASLSAAYARGGVEFYEKVLSGNLALRGLLGRPGEKLYTPSGNVVPRHWFRTKHLPYTARRDSVLQVWRAALSPRSP